In Hemiscyllium ocellatum isolate sHemOce1 chromosome 16, sHemOce1.pat.X.cur, whole genome shotgun sequence, one genomic interval encodes:
- the si:ch211-39i2.2 gene encoding DNA damage-inducible transcript 4-like protein-like, protein MVMMYVQTFGGTTVYSKRTSPTGDEGDSVVQLVKKLIQHSFAGEAVTSSKKIKNGDMPFERHYNADDESLIPGSDAYFLKQSGNDFIFLEEFLEERTCQNLAKQIEHCLSNSKKSQLHCQELLIPQYMSRRIARDVLRMAANEPCGLRGAVIYINLEHENTSKKLGKIVYDSSVIPTFELTLVFKQDDNSWPSLSDFFAIGACFSHSSRRVLKLSPGFRLVKKKLYSSVGPIVEEC, encoded by the exons atggtgatgatgtaCGTTCAGACTTTTGGGGGCACGACTGTTTACAGTAAAAGGACAAGCCCTACAGGCGATGAAGGGGATAGTGTAGTCCAGTTGGTGAAGAAACTCATTCAGCACAGTTTCGCAGGCGAAGCGGTGACAAGTTCAAAGAAGATAAAAAATGGTGACATGCCTTTTGAGAGACATTATAACGCAGATGACGAAAGCCTTATTCCTGGATCAG atgccTATTTCTTGAAACAATCTGGTAATGACTTTATTTTTCTGGAGGAATTCTTAGAAGAAAGGACATGCCAAAATCTTGCTAAGCAGATAGAGCATTGCTTGTCTAATTCAAAAAAATCTCAGCTGCACTGCCAAGAGCTCTTGATCCCCCAGTACATGAGTAGGAGAATAGCCCGAGATGTACTTCGAATGGCTGCCAATGAGCCTTGTGGACTGCGTGGTGCGGTGATCTATATCAATCTGGAGCATGAGAACACAAGTAAGAAGCTGGGCAAAATTGTATATGACAGCAGTGTCATTCCTACCTTTGAATTGACTCTAGTCTTTAAACAAGATGATAACAGCTGGCCAAGTCTGAGTGACTTCTTCGCTATAGGAGCCTGTTTCTCTCATTCATCAAGAAGGGTGCTGAAACTTAGTCCAGGCTTTAGATTAGTCAAAAAAAAGTTATATTCTTCTGTGGGACCAATTGTTGAAGAATGCTGA